Proteins from one Bacillota bacterium genomic window:
- a CDS encoding peptidoglycan DD-metalloendopeptidase family protein produces the protein MEARPAMKDRKTARWAASALVAWLAVSGLGLPARAARAPDPGAIERQMNAAQDQLRAHQAQAAQTRNELATVQSQAASAQAKLHALSSQLRAARSELGRRQRELAEAQGRLRQLQAELAANKARLARQQEQLGAGLRLTYEQGVVSWLDVLLGARDFRDFVTRFQELSQIVRENVRLLRRVQAERRLIARQAAAQERQVAVVARLTRQVAAVEQVLATRTAQQHVVYASYRQAASQLQAAYDQEQQASQQIQAQLARLQRQYEAARAAQLAALRAQAAAAASARGQAGAGGGGGSDGAGSSGGGGGWSPGAANPRTGLAWPLSSFVVTRPFGENYDPVLKQVRMHTGIDLAAPEGTPVHAAGPGIVFYAGWQNGYGNTVILVHGNGLSTLYAHLSAILVSQGQAVEAGQVIGRVGETGWATGPHLHFEVRVDGAPVSPGNYVGG, from the coding sequence GTGGAAGCCCGTCCCGCCATGAAAGACAGGAAGACCGCTCGTTGGGCGGCGTCCGCGCTCGTCGCCTGGCTCGCGGTGAGCGGGCTCGGCCTTCCCGCCCGGGCCGCCCGCGCACCCGACCCCGGCGCCATCGAGCGGCAGATGAACGCCGCGCAGGATCAGCTCCGCGCCCACCAGGCCCAGGCCGCCCAGACCAGGAACGAACTGGCCACGGTGCAGTCGCAGGCGGCCAGCGCCCAGGCCAAGCTCCACGCGTTGTCCTCGCAGCTCCGCGCCGCCCGGTCCGAGCTGGGCCGGCGGCAGCGAGAGCTCGCCGAGGCGCAGGGCCGGCTGCGCCAGCTGCAAGCCGAGCTGGCCGCCAACAAGGCCCGCCTCGCCCGGCAGCAGGAGCAGCTCGGTGCGGGCCTCCGGCTCACCTACGAGCAGGGCGTGGTCTCCTGGCTGGACGTGCTCCTGGGCGCGCGCGACTTCCGCGACTTTGTGACGCGCTTCCAGGAGCTCTCCCAGATCGTCCGGGAGAACGTCCGCCTGCTCCGGCGGGTACAGGCCGAGCGGCGGCTGATCGCACGGCAGGCGGCGGCGCAGGAGCGGCAGGTGGCGGTGGTGGCGCGGCTCACGCGGCAGGTGGCCGCGGTCGAGCAGGTCCTCGCCACCCGGACCGCACAGCAGCACGTGGTCTACGCCAGTTACCGGCAGGCGGCCTCGCAGCTGCAGGCGGCCTACGACCAGGAGCAGCAGGCGAGCCAGCAGATCCAGGCGCAGCTGGCACGGCTCCAGCGCCAGTACGAGGCGGCGCGGGCCGCCCAGCTGGCCGCGCTCCGGGCCCAGGCGGCCGCCGCGGCGTCGGCCCGTGGGCAGGCGGGCGCCGGCGGGGGAGGCGGGAGCGACGGTGCCGGGAGCTCCGGGGGTGGCGGCGGGTGGAGCCCGGGTGCCGCCAACCCGCGCACGGGGCTCGCGTGGCCGCTCTCTTCCTTCGTGGTGACGCGCCCGTTCGGGGAGAACTACGACCCCGTGCTGAAGCAGGTTCGGATGCACACCGGCATCGACCTGGCGGCGCCGGAGGGGACGCCGGTCCACGCGGCCGGGCCGGGGATCGTCTTCTACGCCGGATGGCAGAACGGCTACGGCAACACCGTCATCCTCGTCCACGGCAACGGGCTCTCCACGCTCTACGCCCATCTCTCGGCCATCCTGGTCTCGCAGGGCCAGGCGGTGGAGGCCGGCCAGGTGATCGGACGCGTCGGCGAGACGGGTTGGGCGACCGGGCCGCACCTTCACTTCGAGGTCCGCGTCGACGGGGCGCCCGTCTCACCCGGCAACTACGTCGGCGGGTGA
- a CDS encoding glycosyltransferase: MPPGVNGRAMRILFYAKHVDRDGIGYHTLALARWLRGRGHEVAVVADGGELAPALAEAGVRLYRAPYRRRLAFGAAREATLAAVREFRPDAGHCQWRICSPHAEAARKRYGVPFLHVLHSTRTRVAAPLTYWGGVAVAVSAETERELLERWRLPPGRVRRIPDGVDTGRLRPPTAEEREAARRSLGLPAGAWVVLWAGRMVPVKRVDDLIAAVGRLQPAEGRSPLLLLAGDGPLRRALEAEAARRAPGRVRFLGWLDDLRPAFWAADLFALPSAREGFAQAAAEAMACGLPLVRTAGGGAEEQAGAALEVPPGDVGALTAALERLRRDEEERARRAEAARRLAEGRYSLEAMGEAYERLYRELRQAALPAAVRFPGRSPERAPATAWGQGLAGAPGAPGGTALVTDARYRTALAMVRSLGRSGVRVLAAESGRAGEGGPEPEPLAFASRYVAGRFRLPDARREPEAFVEAVVRLAGEQGVDALLPAGAASLAALSRARERVAAAVGLLVPPAEKLELANDKARLLELAARAGVPVPRAWQPEAGEPLDRFAARVEYPCVVKFRFGEGLGLPAARRYRICRGPGELVAAWRSMDALQRGPLVEEYLPGPGFGLSALYDQEARPVALFAHRRLREYPLSGGPSALAESCWEPELARLGLRLLDALEWQGVAMVEFRLDARGRYRLLEVNPRPWGSLPLAVAAAGPGAAIPTLWYRLARGERLDPIPRAVLGAPLPPVSPSLGLASGYRVGVRLRFAAQDALASAGLLRRLRRRGDGAALLAELARDWLDPRVRDGVFDAGDPRPGWVYLRRSLARLARRSGGAEEEQP; this comes from the coding sequence ATGCCGCCTGGGGTGAACGGGCGCGCCATGCGGATCCTCTTCTATGCGAAGCACGTCGACCGGGACGGCATCGGCTACCACACGCTGGCGCTGGCCCGCTGGCTCCGCGGCCGCGGGCACGAGGTGGCCGTGGTGGCCGACGGCGGCGAGCTGGCGCCCGCCCTGGCCGAGGCCGGCGTCCGGCTCTACCGCGCCCCCTACCGCCGGCGGCTCGCCTTCGGCGCCGCGCGGGAGGCGACCCTGGCCGCCGTGCGGGAGTTCCGCCCCGACGCCGGCCACTGCCAGTGGCGCATCTGTTCCCCCCACGCCGAAGCCGCCAGGAAGCGGTACGGCGTCCCCTTCCTCCACGTGCTCCACTCGACGCGGACGCGGGTGGCCGCCCCCCTCACGTACTGGGGCGGGGTGGCGGTGGCCGTCTCGGCGGAGACGGAGCGGGAGCTCCTGGAGCGCTGGCGTCTTCCGCCCGGGCGCGTCCGCCGCATCCCCGACGGGGTGGACACCGGCCGCCTGCGGCCGCCCACGGCGGAGGAGCGGGAGGCGGCCCGGCGGAGCCTCGGCCTGCCCGCCGGCGCCTGGGTCGTCCTCTGGGCGGGGCGGATGGTACCGGTCAAGCGGGTCGACGACCTGATCGCCGCCGTGGGCCGGCTCCAGCCGGCGGAGGGCCGCTCGCCGCTCCTGCTGCTCGCCGGCGACGGGCCGCTCCGGCGGGCGCTGGAGGCGGAGGCGGCGCGGAGGGCACCGGGGAGGGTCCGCTTCCTGGGGTGGCTCGACGACCTGCGGCCGGCCTTCTGGGCGGCCGATCTCTTCGCCCTTCCCAGCGCCCGGGAGGGCTTCGCGCAGGCGGCGGCCGAGGCGATGGCCTGCGGGCTGCCGCTGGTGCGGACGGCGGGCGGGGGCGCCGAGGAGCAGGCCGGGGCGGCGCTGGAGGTGCCGCCGGGCGACGTGGGCGCCCTGACGGCGGCGCTGGAGCGGCTGCGGCGCGACGAGGAGGAGCGGGCGCGGCGCGCCGAGGCCGCGCGGCGACTGGCCGAGGGGCGCTACTCGCTGGAGGCCATGGGCGAGGCCTACGAGCGGCTCTATCGGGAGCTCCGCCAGGCCGCCCTGCCGGCGGCCGTCCGCTTCCCGGGCCGCTCCCCGGAGCGCGCGCCCGCGACGGCCTGGGGTCAGGGGCTGGCGGGTGCGCCCGGGGCGCCGGGCGGCACGGCGCTGGTCACCGACGCCCGCTACCGGACCGCCCTGGCCATGGTCCGGAGCCTGGGCCGGAGCGGCGTCCGCGTCCTGGCGGCGGAGAGCGGGCGGGCCGGGGAGGGCGGCCCGGAGCCGGAGCCGCTCGCCTTCGCCTCCCGCTACGTGGCGGGACGCTTCCGCCTCCCCGACGCCCGCCGCGAGCCCGAGGCCTTCGTCGAGGCGGTGGTCCGGCTGGCGGGTGAGCAGGGGGTCGACGCGCTGCTTCCGGCGGGGGCCGCCAGCCTGGCGGCGCTCAGCCGGGCACGGGAGCGGGTGGCGGCCGCGGTCGGGCTGCTCGTGCCGCCGGCGGAGAAACTGGAGCTGGCCAATGACAAGGCGCGGCTCCTGGAGCTGGCCGCCCGCGCCGGCGTGCCGGTGCCGCGCGCCTGGCAGCCGGAGGCGGGGGAGCCCCTCGACCGCTTCGCCGCCCGCGTGGAGTACCCGTGCGTGGTCAAGTTCCGCTTCGGGGAGGGGCTCGGCCTGCCCGCCGCCCGCCGCTACCGGATCTGCCGCGGCCCCGGGGAGCTGGTGGCCGCCTGGCGCTCGATGGACGCGCTGCAGAGGGGACCGCTGGTGGAGGAGTACCTGCCCGGGCCGGGCTTCGGCCTCTCCGCCCTCTACGACCAGGAAGCCCGCCCCGTGGCGCTCTTCGCCCACCGTCGCCTGCGCGAGTACCCGCTCAGCGGCGGGCCCAGCGCCCTGGCCGAGTCCTGCTGGGAGCCGGAGCTCGCCCGGCTCGGCCTGCGGCTCCTGGACGCGCTGGAGTGGCAGGGGGTGGCCATGGTCGAGTTCCGCCTCGACGCCCGGGGACGGTACCGGCTGCTGGAGGTGAACCCGCGCCCCTGGGGCAGCCTGCCGCTGGCGGTGGCGGCGGCGGGGCCCGGCGCCGCCATCCCCACGCTCTGGTACCGGCTGGCGCGGGGGGAGCGGCTCGACCCGATCCCCCGCGCCGTGCTCGGGGCGCCGCTCCCCCCGGTCTCGCCCTCGCTGGGCCTGGCCAGCGGCTACCGGGTCGGCGTCCGCCTGCGCTTCGCCGCCCAGGACGCCCTGGCCAGCGCGGGTCTCCTCCGGCGGCTGCGCCGGCGGGGGGACGGCGCGGCGCTCCTCGCGGAGCTGGCGCGGGACTGGCTCGACCCCCGCGTCCGCGACGGCGTCTTCGACGCGGGCGACCCGCGGCCGGGCTGGGTCTACCTGCGAAGGAGCCTGGCGCGGCTCGCCCGCCGCTCCGGCGGCGCGGAGGAGGAGCAGCCGTGA
- a CDS encoding PHP domain-containing protein: MRLALDLHVHTSFSPDSGMAPETALRAAARAGLDVIAVTDHFTLEGARAAQRLARARSAPSGAGARLPLPAVIAGAEYATEVGHVLGLFLRQEIRLGPAGYGARWPAAEVVAAIHEQGGLAVWAHPFKRRRPGDPPTAERELIDRLGFDLVEVANPRALLGGRGTANEEAERLAGVAGLPASAGSDAHWPEEVGHGRLLLALPEGEPWRGGEPQEERLRSLVLSAPRETRLLPTLPLAEARSQLLRSWRERAWRRLPRVLAKAALSALGSAPALLGRPPVPLPRRR, translated from the coding sequence GTGAGGCTGGCCCTCGACCTGCACGTCCACACCTCCTTCTCGCCCGACTCCGGCATGGCGCCGGAGACGGCGCTCCGCGCCGCCGCCCGGGCGGGGCTCGACGTGATCGCGGTCACCGACCACTTCACCCTCGAGGGCGCCCGGGCCGCCCAGCGCCTCGCCCGCGCCCGCTCCGCGCCGTCCGGCGCCGGCGCACGGCTGCCCCTGCCGGCGGTCATCGCGGGCGCCGAGTACGCCACCGAGGTGGGCCATGTGCTCGGGCTCTTCCTCCGCCAGGAGATCCGGCTCGGCCCGGCCGGCTACGGCGCCCGCTGGCCGGCGGCGGAGGTGGTGGCGGCCATCCACGAGCAGGGCGGGCTGGCGGTCTGGGCCCACCCCTTCAAGCGCCGGCGCCCCGGCGACCCGCCCACCGCCGAGCGCGAGCTGATCGACCGGCTCGGCTTCGACCTGGTCGAGGTGGCCAACCCGCGCGCGCTGCTGGGCGGGCGGGGCACGGCCAACGAGGAGGCGGAGAGGCTGGCCGGGGTGGCCGGGCTGCCCGCCTCGGCCGGGAGCGACGCCCACTGGCCGGAGGAAGTGGGCCACGGCCGCCTCCTCCTCGCCCTGCCGGAGGGGGAGCCGTGGCGGGGCGGGGAGCCGCAGGAGGAGAGGCTGCGCAGCCTCGTGCTCTCCGCGCCACGCGAGACGCGGCTCCTGCCGACGCTCCCGCTGGCCGAGGCGAGGAGCCAGCTGCTGCGCAGCTGGCGGGAGCGGGCCTGGCGCCGGCTGCCGCGGGTCCTGGCCAAGGCGGCCCTGAGCGCCCTGGGCTCGGCGCCCGCGCTCCTCGGCCGCCCGCCCGTCCCCTTGCCGCGGCGGCGGTGA
- a CDS encoding polysaccharide deacetylase family protein — protein MAGSGFLGALRPLARSLIQPLRSLRKERQRAEARRFLSAVRRIERVAPPRGRRVVAMTFDDGPAATPAVPGDGTPLTEAILRVLERYGARGTFDVIGSTAAGYPDEQGAPGTVYWSGVRYDHYPAFGRDAEGGAEAQPGLIRRILEAGHELANHSYSHIAFGPARLVYGRRAFLPGFDACVADVRRLHQLILERHGYAMRFGRPPHYIDPTADGRTAYDVYAAVGYQYLAASFDGGGWLPSTGDYARDVRRMVEPLERALAADPEALNGRIIFEKDGYDQSLQSPVADGLPAQLELLRRHGYEVIPVRELLELSAFADVAPEEPVARAARALLDAGHPVAYRDNSLQPERKLSLGELLRMAVPLARTPGAPATGPAFYAAAARQAEVAAPARRAFGDPAPGGEWPWERRVRRGELSRFLGIAPEGLPGSPEEEVTRGEALLALAARLARGAQR, from the coding sequence ATGGCGGGGTCCGGCTTCCTGGGAGCGTTGCGGCCGCTGGCGCGGTCGCTCATCCAGCCGCTGCGCAGCCTCAGGAAGGAGCGGCAGCGCGCGGAGGCGCGCCGCTTCCTGAGCGCCGTGCGGCGGATCGAGCGGGTGGCGCCGCCGCGGGGCCGCCGGGTGGTGGCCATGACCTTCGACGACGGCCCGGCCGCCACGCCCGCCGTCCCCGGCGACGGCACCCCGCTGACGGAGGCGATCCTCCGCGTTCTCGAACGCTACGGGGCGCGCGGCACCTTCGACGTGATCGGCTCCACCGCCGCCGGCTACCCCGACGAGCAGGGCGCGCCGGGCACGGTCTACTGGAGCGGGGTCCGCTACGACCACTACCCCGCCTTCGGCCGCGACGCCGAGGGCGGGGCGGAGGCGCAGCCGGGGCTGATCCGGCGCATCCTCGAGGCGGGCCACGAGCTGGCCAACCACTCCTACAGCCACATCGCCTTCGGGCCGGCACGGCTGGTCTACGGGCGGCGGGCCTTCCTGCCCGGCTTCGACGCCTGCGTCGCCGACGTCCGCCGGCTTCACCAGCTGATCCTGGAGCGCCACGGCTACGCGATGCGCTTCGGCCGGCCGCCGCACTACATCGACCCCACCGCCGACGGGCGGACGGCCTACGACGTCTACGCCGCGGTCGGCTACCAGTACCTGGCCGCCAGCTTCGACGGCGGCGGCTGGCTCCCGTCGACCGGGGACTACGCGCGCGACGTCCGGCGCATGGTGGAGCCGCTGGAGCGCGCGCTGGCCGCCGACCCCGAGGCGCTCAACGGCCGGATCATCTTCGAGAAGGACGGCTACGACCAGTCGCTCCAGAGCCCGGTGGCCGACGGGCTGCCCGCCCAGCTGGAGCTCCTCCGGCGCCACGGCTACGAGGTGATCCCGGTGCGCGAGCTCCTGGAGCTCTCCGCCTTCGCCGACGTGGCACCGGAGGAGCCGGTGGCCCGGGCGGCGCGGGCGCTTCTCGACGCGGGCCATCCCGTCGCCTACCGCGACAACTCCCTCCAGCCGGAGAGGAAGCTCTCCCTCGGCGAGCTCCTGCGCATGGCGGTCCCGCTCGCCCGTACCCCCGGGGCTCCGGCCACCGGCCCGGCCTTCTACGCGGCGGCCGCCCGGCAGGCGGAGGTGGCGGCGCCGGCGCGCCGGGCCTTCGGCGACCCCGCGCCCGGCGGCGAGTGGCCCTGGGAGCGGCGGGTGAGGCGGGGGGAGCTCTCCCGCTTCCTGGGGATCGCCCCGGAGGGCCTGCCCGGCTCGCCGGAGGAAGAGGTGACCCGCGGCGAGGCGCTCCTCGCCCTGGCGGCACGGCTGGCGCGCGGCGCGCAGCGGTGA
- a CDS encoding ABC transporter permease, with the protein MHELSAGWGLVERNLNLVRRYLSWEAVDFFYNVVNAVTIALIGVRTGPSMVLYLLVGALLWNFLSIIFNEVANSVQWERWEGTIEYTFMAPIRRLTYLLGVSGWAVLYATLRTALVLGVVALFFRVPLRAADLGAALVVLLVASASFVGIGLVAAILPLMSPERGAQATHIVQGALLLVSGVYYEVSALPAWLQPLSWLSPATYTLRAERAALLHGAGLVQLLPTLAILVAFALVTIPAGYAAFRAAERYALRTGRLHRNG; encoded by the coding sequence ATGCACGAGCTGAGCGCCGGCTGGGGGCTGGTGGAGCGGAACCTCAACCTGGTCCGCCGGTACCTGAGCTGGGAGGCGGTGGACTTCTTCTACAACGTGGTCAACGCGGTCACCATCGCGCTGATCGGCGTCCGCACCGGGCCGTCGATGGTGCTCTACCTGCTGGTGGGGGCGCTGCTCTGGAACTTCCTGTCCATCATCTTCAACGAGGTGGCCAACTCGGTCCAGTGGGAGCGCTGGGAGGGGACCATCGAGTACACCTTCATGGCGCCCATCCGGCGGCTCACCTACCTCCTGGGCGTCTCCGGCTGGGCGGTGCTCTACGCCACCCTGCGGACGGCGCTGGTGCTCGGGGTGGTGGCGCTCTTCTTCCGCGTGCCGCTCCGCGCCGCCGACCTGGGCGCCGCGCTGGTGGTCCTGCTGGTGGCCAGCGCCAGCTTCGTCGGCATCGGCCTCGTGGCCGCCATCCTGCCGCTCATGTCGCCGGAGCGGGGCGCCCAGGCGACGCACATCGTGCAGGGCGCGCTTCTCCTGGTCTCCGGCGTCTACTACGAGGTCTCGGCGCTGCCCGCATGGCTCCAGCCGCTCTCCTGGCTCTCGCCGGCCACCTACACGCTGCGGGCGGAGCGGGCCGCGCTCCTGCACGGTGCCGGCCTGGTCCAGCTCCTGCCCACCCTGGCCATCCTCGTCGCCTTCGCCCTGGTCACCATCCCCGCCGGCTACGCCGCCTTCCGCGCCGCCGAGCGCTATGCGCTCAGGACCGGGCGGCTCCACCGGAACGGCTGA
- a CDS encoding ABC transporter ATP-binding protein: MDPSTPPHRSPAPAEAPAAAPARGPAGGPAVRCTGVIKRFQEPLEEEPEEGGDSPGGLLGWFRRRSRVVEALRGVDLTVPAGSIYGVLGANGSGKSTLIRLLATLLLPDEGRLEVFGHDVVHEAAAVRARINRVSVEASFFKSLTVWENLLYAARLYALDPEEARRRGAAVLDRLGLPGPKLRARVETLSRGQQQKVAVARALLTTPDLLLLDEPTTGLDPRSKREVQEFLREVHRESGTTILLTTHDMDEAERLCDRIAILDRGRVVAEGTAAELKRRFAGSEDASMEEVFLRCTS, from the coding sequence ATGGACCCCTCCACACCGCCGCACAGGTCGCCCGCGCCGGCGGAGGCACCGGCGGCTGCTCCCGCCCGGGGGCCGGCAGGAGGCCCGGCCGTCCGCTGCACCGGCGTGATCAAGCGCTTCCAGGAACCGCTGGAGGAGGAGCCGGAGGAAGGCGGCGACTCCCCCGGCGGCCTCCTCGGCTGGTTCCGGCGGCGGAGCCGCGTCGTCGAGGCGCTGCGCGGCGTCGATCTGACCGTCCCCGCCGGCAGCATCTACGGCGTCCTCGGCGCCAACGGGTCCGGCAAGTCGACGCTGATCCGGCTCCTGGCCACGCTCCTCCTCCCCGACGAGGGGCGGCTCGAGGTCTTCGGGCACGACGTGGTCCACGAGGCGGCCGCGGTCCGGGCGCGGATCAACCGGGTCTCGGTGGAGGCTTCCTTCTTCAAGTCGCTCACCGTCTGGGAGAACCTCCTCTACGCGGCCCGCCTCTATGCCCTCGACCCCGAGGAGGCCCGCCGCCGCGGCGCGGCCGTCCTCGACCGGCTCGGCCTGCCCGGCCCGAAGCTGCGCGCCCGCGTGGAGACGCTCTCCCGCGGCCAGCAGCAGAAGGTGGCGGTGGCGCGGGCGCTCCTGACCACGCCCGACCTGCTCCTCCTGGACGAGCCGACCACGGGGCTCGACCCCCGCTCCAAGCGGGAGGTGCAGGAGTTCCTGCGCGAGGTCCACCGCGAGAGCGGCACCACCATCCTCCTCACCACCCACGACATGGACGAGGCGGAGCGACTCTGCGACCGGATCGCCATCCTGGACCGCGGCCGCGTCGTCGCCGAGGGCACGGCGGCGGAGCTGAAGCGCCGCTTCGCGGGGAGCGAGGACGCCAGCATGGAGGAGGTCTTTCTCCGATGCACGAGCTGA